In Bradyrhizobium sp. 200, the sequence ACAGGGTGCAAACGGCGGAGCGCCAGGTTCGGTGCGCTTGCGACCGAGCTGAAAGCAGGCGCCGAGCTTGGAAGCTTGCTAGCCAGGCAACGGTTCGGGCCTCACCTCAAGCTGCAGCACTTCGGGGAAGGCGCGTGCATTCCGGCGCTTATCGAAGAAGATTTTTGAGCCATCGGGTTCGGTCCAACCACAAGTCAGTGTTCGTAAACGAGTTCAGCGGGGCGGGATCGAGAGGCGGATGTTGGCGTCGATCGCGCGTCAACATAGAACATCTCGGCGGTAAATGTGACGTCCCCTCTGCCAGTTATCAAGCCGCGATCATCAGACGCCGCGGCGTCCTGCTTAGGCCGCCTGCGCGAAGTTGTTTACCCCGGTATCTTTTCAAACCCTCAGTCTCGTCATGTGACAGCTGGCCGAAAGCTCGTCCGATATACCGGGACTCGCGCCGAGGAGGGGGCATCCGTTATGAGCTCAGTCTTGCGAACTTGGGATGGCTTGGACGGAGTCATCGAGACGACGCAGATGATCCCCGCCGGCGTCCGGCCATCCGGCTCTCCCCGCTCTCCTCGCCGAAGCAAAGATCAAAATCATTGCATTCCGTGCAGACCGGCGCGGTACACATCACCAGACCGTCATCTTCGCATAGCGTGCGATAGAAGAAGCGCTTCCAGCGCATGTTCTCGGTGTTGCGAGCCGCCAGCGGCCCGAAATGGCGCATCAGGAGGCGGGATAATTCGTCCCGCTCCCGCAGACCGAGATCTTCCCACAGGTGATTAGGCTCCATGGCGCGCCGCGCGATCATCGTCGCGAGCCACCCGCCGACCTCGCCATGCGTGGAACGTTGCGCAAGCAGGAGGTCGCGCACCATAATCGTCTCGTCAGGAGCCAGTAACGCGGACTGTTCGCGCCAGGTACAACTCCTGACCGGGGTAGATGGGAAGTATTGCACCAAGAGCGCATCGAGCTCCTGGTTAGTCAAGCCAGCCCGCTCGGGAAGTTGGCCACCATCCATAGCGGATGCGGCGAGAACGCAAGCGAGCACATGGCGATCGAAATTGCCATCGTCGCTGATGTCGACTTCTGTTGGATGGCGCCCGGTCAGAAGCCCGTAGAGCTCACTTGCATCGCGCTGCTCGGCGATGTGAGCTGCTGATACAGGAGATGACATCGTATCGGCCAATTTGCTTTGTGTGCCAATCATGAAGGTCCCCAGCTTCTGAGTGGACGATGTCGGCCTTCCCGGTCGAGAAGGCCGACAACATGAACTATGCCGAAACAGCGGCGAGCTCGGCGGCGGTCTTGCCGACCAGGTTCTCGTCGACAGGCTTGATGATGCCGTGCTCCATGAGCATATCCTCGAGCTCGTCCATGCTGATTGGCGTCGGGATGGCGCCTTGTCCCGCATTATTGTGGATCTTGGTCGCGAGATTGCGATAGTGATCCGCCTGCTTGGACTCTGGCGCGTATTCCAGCACAGTCATGCGGCGCAGCTCCGCGTGCTGCACGACATTGTCGCGCGGCACGAAGTAGATCAGCCGACTGCCGAGCTTCTTGGCAAGAGCATCTGCAAGCTCCAGCTCCTTGTCGGTCTGCCGCTCGTTACAGATCAGGCCGCCGAGGCGCACGCCGCCGGAATTCGCATACTTCAGAATACCCTTGGAGATGTTGTTGGCGGCATACATCGCCATCATCTCGCCGGACATCACGATGTAGATTTCCTGTGCCTTATTCTCGCGGATAGGCATCGCGAAACCGCCGCAGACGACGTCGCCGAGCACGTCGTAAGAGACGTAGTCGATGTCCTCATAGGCGCCATTCTCCTCCAGAAAGTTGATCGAAGTGATCACGCCTCTTCCGGCGCACCCGACCCCCGGCTCTGGACCGCCGGACTCGACGCATCGAATGTCCTTGTAGCCGAGCTTGATGACGTCCTCGATTTCGAGGTCCTCAACGCTGCCGGCATTCGCCGCCAGACTCAGAATGGTGTCCTGCGCTTTGGCGTGCAGGATGAGGCGAGTCGAGTCCGCTTTGGGATCGCAGCCGACGATGAGAATCCTTTGGCCGAGCTCAGCAAGAGCCGCCAGCGTATTTTGCGACGTTGTCGATTTACCGATGCCACCCTTGCCATAAAACGCGATTTGTCTCAGCGAAGACATGTTGCTCTCCATCAACCGATTGCCAATTTTTCGCGCCGAACGCGCGAGACTGTTTCTCTCTCAGAAACGTGGGCACACGGGTTTCGGGAAGGAGGCCATCGCTCGCCATCGGCGTCGGCGTGCCCTCAGCCCTTACTCGTTGTTGCTGCATCCAGTTAGCAACTGGCGTGCCATTCGTTCGCACGTGCGTTAAGCATCTGACTAGGCTCGACTAATAGCGCGGCGTCCGAGACCGGATGCTGTGGCGGACCCGACAGCGGCAAGGGCTCTGAGAGAAACCCGACAAAGCCCGGCGCGTGGATTCCACTACGAGTGTCGGGCGAAAGAGCGCGGAACGGGGAATGCCGGGCCGTAAGCCCGAGACAATGAGGAGACCACACGGTGCAGATGGGGTTCGAGGACACCGCCATCATCAAAGGCGAATGTTCCACGACCGGCATGATGGGTAATTGCCGTCAGATCGGGTGGCATATCGCTTGCTTTGCCAGTCGCGGAACGCTGTTTCCGTGTGACGCGATGTTGTGAGGACAATATGCCTGGAATTGGAAGTAAGTTGCCGCCCTTCGACATCACAGCGTGAAGCCCGGCTTTCACCTGCAAGAGGAGAACGGGCAGAGCGCCTTCGAGACGCTGACTGAGAGGAGTTTCCCCGGAAAATGGAAAGTCATCTTCTTTTACCCGAAGGATTTCACATTCGTCTGCCCAACCGAAATCGCTGAGTTTGCTCGCCTGTCCAAGCATTTCGCCGATCGCGATGCAATCGTGCTTGGTGGCTCGACCGATAACGAGTTCTGCAAGCTCGCCTGGCGGCGTGAGCACAAGGATCTGCACCGTCTATCAATCTGGCAGTTTGCCGACACCAAGGGCGTACTGGTCGATGGCCTTGGACTGCGATCGCGTGATGGCATCGCGCATCGCTCACCTTCATCGTCGATCCTGAGAACACGATCCAGCATGTCTATGCGACAAGCCTCAATGTCGGCCGCAGCCCGACGGACACGTTACGCGTTCTGGATGCGATACAGACTGATGAGCTCTGCCCTTGCAACCGCGAAATCGGCGGCGACACGCTTAAAATTGCCTGAGGCAACATATCGAAAGTGCAGCAAGGAGCAGCTCCCGCATTCGAAGGACGTCAGATTCAATCGTTTGTCGGATACCAGATGAGACGATCTTACCGCAAATGCGGCCTGCTGCTAGCGAGTGCGGCCCGCAATTCAATTCTCATTGCCGCCATGGAGTCTGCCGCGGCCGCCGCGCTGTCCGCGCGCGGCAGTCGCGGCGGCGAAATGGACGGCCTCGATGATGACGATGAACAATGTTCAGTACCGCTTTGCTCACCTCACAACAAATCCCGCATACAAGAGGATGCCGGCGCGGCTCCGCATGAACATACAAAATGCTTGTACGCTTCTGCGCCTGCTGGACGCACATCTCCTGCCGGAGCACCTTTATATTGTCGCCGTAGGCCGGACCGCGGCTATTCCCTTCCGCCTTGCCGGCCGGCAGCATCATCAGAGCGATCTGCGTCAGCCAAAGGCCGCTAATGCTGTAGGCCGACGATGCCGGCGCCCACGGACTCGGAAAAAATGGTGCCAAGCTCCCTCTTCGGGGCAACTAGATTCCAGTCGCCGCGCCTCGAGAAGGGTGGAGGCAGAGGGAGATGGCTCAGCGCCGAATGACGTCTACCGGCCGAGATGATGATCCGCCGGCACGCTCGCGGACCGTATTTCCGGGCTCGGTAAATCTATATTCACCGATGTAAGCCGCACTATGAGACGAACGAATCGGGTTTATCAGCTCCTGATTGAAACCATGACACTCGACGAGGTTTAGGCCAAGTGAGCCGGTCTATCGGGAAATCGGTCAGCTCGTTCATCGCGCGAGCTGTCCCTCGGGCGCAGGGACTTGAAACGATCAGGTGGCCCGGCGGTCGTAAGCCGCCTGGCCGTCTCGATCGTCACGCCGGTCGATTTCCGAACATTGACGCGTATCTTAGCGCTGGTGACCCAAGCCAATCCCCAAGGTACGTGCTTTCTGTCTTAGAGAGCCCTCGGATCGCTTCATAAGCTTTGAAACCCTGGCTACAGGGGTGCGGGCCTTTGAGTGCGCTTTGAGCAGCTTGACGTCATCCTTACTATACTCTTTGCGCTTGGTGCTTTTTGCCACGTGTTCTCCGATTTCGCTTGCACATCTGCCTGTAGCGTCTTGTTTTTGGCGAAGACGCAACTGCTTCCCATTACCATATCAATGGTCATCAACAACTATTCAAGCGGATTTTTCTCTTCGAGATAAGAACTGGAACTACACGCGAATTTGTCCTCTGTCCTCTGGATCTTTATCCGTGTGACAAACCCGATTTTCGACGCGCACGTCAGCCCCTTCAACATGGAAGCAAGCCATAGAGAAGGGACGCTCGATGCGTCTTCGAAAAACAACTCGAAAAGCGCTTCTTGCTTGAATGCGCCGACTTCACTCACCAATTTCGTAGTATGATATTTCCAGGCGCCAATACTATTGATGGAGTAGCGCGGATCGGCCGGGACAGTCGCACTGCCTCACTTGCGCGCGCATCATCAACCGGCCTTCACGGCGAGTGCACGGCGTTACCGCGCGAAGAGCAAACGTCTTCTCCTATTTTCTGAAGTCCTGCGGATTTAAGGGCGAGTACTCACAAAGGCAAATCTTGCAATGCCTGAGCGTTACTCCACGTCAGCTGATCGAGCACGGCTCGCTCATCCAAATTTGATCTACCGCAGTATCCTTGGTTAATAAGCCACGTTGAGATACCTAGGCAATTCCGCCCTCAGCGAACACTTCTGCGAGACCATCGCCTGCCCCCGTCTCATGGACCCGATGAACGAGCCGAGCGACCTGATCGTGATATTTCCCGGGCCGGGCACTACGGCATAGCAAACAACCCGCGGGCGGGCCTAGCCGTCCTGTGTGAGCTTGGCACTGGCAGGCGATTGCTTGATCATGACTTGCCAGAGCGCATGGCCAGCACAATGCCGGTGGCGCGCTGCGGATCATTCGTGATCTGTACACAGTTGCCCCGCCCCGTCGACTTACTGGCGCGGTTGAGAACCGCGGCGATGGTGCTGTCGGGCATCTGACGCGCGAGGACACGAACGAGATCGACCACATCTGCCGCGGTGCTCCAGCGGTGCTCGCCGGTGCGGTTCTTCCTCACCTGCAATGCCGTGTGATCGCCGCCATGCCAGTGGACAATCAAGTCCAGCACCTCGTCGCGGATGCACACAACAATCTCATGGATCAAGCTTCGGATGATCCTCTTGCGCGTCGCAGCTGTTGCACCCGGACTTTCCCAAGCTCTCTCGAGATCGGCACCAAGCGCAAGTAAGCGATCGCGATCGATGTCGCTCAACGTCATCTCCGGCGTAGCCAGCAACGTCTCGCGCTCGCCCTCAAGCTCGCGGACAGCGACCAGGCGTTCGTTCCAGCGCCGCTCCAGCTCGCCGGCAACAAGGCGATTGTCCGGATCGACAGCCTCGTATCGCCGACGAGCGCGAGTTGCCTCGTAGCGTGCCTGCTCCAGAGTCAACTCGAGCTGACGCAGCTTGTCGGCGTGTTCACGCCCGCGCGCTTCCATGACTGCCACCGCCGCCTGTACACCCAGCGGCTGCAGCCGCGCGATGACCTCCGCGCTGATCGCGCGATCCGCGCGCAGACGGCCGAATGAGATGCACGGATCTCCACCATGGTTGATCTGGCTACCGCGGCAATGATAGCGCCCGACAGTACTGTGCGTGCCGTTGTAGGCAACGTGAAGTTTGCGGCCGCAGTGGCCGCAACGAAGAAGCCCCGCGAGAAGGCCTTCGCCGCGGCGGACCGAGCCACGACTCATGAAGCTTTTTCCGTTGGCGTTGTCGGTGATCAGGCGCTGATTCCTCTCGAACTCCGCCCACGTAATGTAGCCCTCATGGTGGTCCTTGATCAAAACCTGCCAGTCGTTTCGCTCGCGCCGGAAGCCCCGCACGATCCTCTTGCGGCCCGGCCTCGATCGTCACCCGACTGCCCGAGCGCCCGAAGACATAGGCGCCAGCATAGACGGGATTGGTCAGGATGTGGTAGATCGTATTGTACACTGGTAACTTCCATTCGACGTGGCGGCCCTCGGGGCCATGGCCGACCGCGGGCAAAGTGATTCGCTCCTGCCGTAACCAGAGGTGGACCTGGCGCAGTGTCTGCATCTCCGCAAACTTGGTGAACACGAGTGCGAGCGCCTCCTGAATGCGCCGATCAGGGTCCTTCTCGATCCGATCGTGGGAGACCTTGAGATAGCCGGTGGCGACGTTGAGGAAGAGCTCACCCCTGCGTGCCTTTTGCTTCAAGGGTTCAAGCGAGCGTTGCCGAAAGATAGACAGCTCCATCTCGCTCATCGTGCCCTTCATGCCGAGCAGAAGGCGATCGTTGGGGTGGCGCGGATCGTAAACGCCATCCTCATCGACGATCAGTGTTCCAACGAGCCCGCAGAACTCCAGGAGCGTATGCCAATCCCTGCCGTTGCGGGCCAGCCGAGAGGCCTCAATCGAGACCACAGCGCCAACTCGCCCTTCGCAAATGGTGGCGAGCAGCTTCTCGAACCCCGGACGCGCGATGCCGCCACCAGAGCGACCGAGATCTTCGTCGATTACGACCACCTCGCTCCAGCCCAGCTGCCGCGCACGGTCGGCCAAGCCGTACTGGCGGCGCTGGCTCTCGCGGTTGTTGATAACTTGGTCGGCCGTCGACTGACGAATGTAGACGACGGCCTGGCGAGCAAGGTGCTCAGGCGTGATCTTGCTCACCGCTGTCCTCCCGGTTCACGTCGTGTGCCTCGACTGCGCTGTCGGTGAGCGCTTCGGCAGAAGCTCCTTTAAGAGCTCCAGCATTTGCTGATGGGCTTCGATTGAAATGCTGCTGTATGTCGGAGGGCTCTCGAACAGATCCCCCTGACGACATGATGCGTCTGCCATGACCGCCTCCTCGCGAATGGGACGATTCCCTGGAAGAGGAGGCTAAGAGCGCGTCGACAAGAAGACGCGCCTCCAGTAGACGATCCACCGGAAGCCGCGGTTCAGCTTTGAGATGGAAGGAAGCGGCGGCGGGAGCCGCCATCCATGCCGGCAGCAGCGTTAACGTGGGGTCAGGTTGTCTGAAAACAAAATGCGTCTCACCCCCAAGTCGCTTGCAGGCGACAACGACGACTGACACTCCGCATCGCGGATGGAACGGGTAAAGGATCTCCACCTCAGATCCCAGACACCCGGCATTATGACGCTGGTCCGCCGCGCGTCGGCAAGACGTATTTGTCGATCGCACTCGGGCGAGAGGCGATCCTGGCCGGATATATGATGCGTCCACCGCGGCGACGACGCTGGTCGCTGAGCTCGTCAAGGCGTACGGCGAGCGACGCTTGGACGAGAAACTGCTCGCGCTGGCGAAGCCAAAGCTGCTGATCGTCGACGAACTCGGCTACCTGCCGCTGGCGCCCGACGCTGCGCACCTGTTCTTCCAGCTGGTCAGCCGGCGGTTGGCGCCATGCTGATCACGTCAGCGCGCAGCGTTGCCGAATGGGGCACCGTGGTCGCCACCGCGATCCTCGACTGGCTCCTGCACCATAGCCACGTGCTGACTATCCGCGTCGTCAGCTACCGCTCCGCGCCAAGCGGATGAGCAGCCTCATCAAGCCGCCGCCGATGACGGCCCACCGGTCGGCTCCGCCTCCTCCGTCCCGTCACCGGCGGAGCCAACCTTCAACCGACATTATGAACGCGAACGTGGGGGCAGTTCACCCGCCCTCTCCTGCTCTAGCATACCCTTGTTCCAGGTCGCTATCTTACGGATGACTTCGATCCAGGCGCCCTCGCGCTCGCGATCGAACTCGAATCCGCCGCGATCGGTGATCAGCTTGAGCAGCGTCTCCGTTTCGCCGATCTCAGGAGAATGCGTCGCCTTTGGCATTTTTTCTCAAATCGTATCTGGACAGTTTGAGGCCCACGCTCGATAGCCCAAGCTCGCTCGCAATCCGGCTGATATTACCCTCATACTTCTCCAGATAGTTGATGATAACGGACTTCTCGAGATCTTCCACCTTGTCTTTCAGCATGGCCGAGCCGTTAAGCTTGTCATGAGCAGGCATCGCGACCGGCCGCCTTCCGTTGCGGCGGCCGAGCAGCGGCGGCACACGCAGCTCGTACTCGTCGGCCAGCACCGCCATGCGCTGGATCTCGTTCTGAAGCTCGCGCATGTTGCCCGGCCAGTGATATCTGGCGAACTCCTCCAGCGCGGACGCGGCAAAGCGCAGGCTCGGCCGGTTGAAGGACGTCTTCACCCCGACAGCACGCCCTCGGCGATCAACGGGACGTCCATGGGCCACTCGCGCAGTGCCGGCATGTGAACCGGAAACGCCGCCAGGCGGCAGGAGAGGTCGCGACGGAACCGGGCGGCCTCGACCTCGGCTTCGAGATCGCGATTGGTCGCGGCCACCACGCGCACGTCGACCTTGCGCACCCGCTGCGCGCCGAGCGGACGGATCTCGCTCTCCTGCAGCACGCGCAACAGCTTGACCTGGAACGCCGGCGAGGTCTCGCCGATCTCATCGAGGAAGATGGTGCCGCCGTCCGCCACCTCGAACAGGCCCATGCGGTCCTGATAGGCGCCGGTGAAGGCGCCCTTCTTGCAGCCGAACAATTCGCTTTCGAGCAGTTCATCGGGCAGCGCGCCGCAATTCTCGACCACGAACGCCTTGTTGGCGCGGGCCGAGCCATAATGAATGGCGCGGGCGGGCAGCTCCTTGCCGGTGCCGGACTCCCCGGTGATCAGCACGGAGATATCGTAGTCGGCGGCGCGTCTGCCGAGCTCGATCACGTCATGCATCGGGCTATGGGGCGAATGCACGATACGGTTGAAGTCGTAAAGCTGCTTTGCGGCGCCGCGCTTGACCGAGACGACCTTCTTGACGTGCCTGGGCGTCGCCTTGACGTCGACCCCCGCCGTTTCCGTTTCCTTCTGAAGCCGCTAGAGCTGAACTGCTTCCTTGACGATGTCGACCAACCGGTCCGGCTGCCATGGCTTCGTGATGTATTGATAGATGCCGGCCTCGTTGAGGCCAGCGATGATGTCTTCGCAGTCAGAATAGCCGGAGATGATCATCCGCACCGGATCCGGCCATATCTCGCGGACCCGCTTCAGGAAGCTGACGCCCGATTCGTGCGGCATCCGCTGGTCGCAGAGAATGGCGTGGACGATATCGCCTTCCAGGAGCTTCTCCGCATCGGCCGCATTGCCGGCGCACAATACCTCGAATCCTGGTCGAGGACGCGCCGCAGAGCCTCCTGCGAGCGAATCTCGTCGTCGACGACGAGAATGGTTCCTTGGACGTTTGCTGGCACGTTTCCTGGCATGCTCATGATCGCACCGCCATGCAGGTAGGTCGTGCGCGCTCACGCCGCGACCGGTGATTAGCGATGGTCAGCGGCGTACGCGACTTCGGGACCTTGTGAATGAAATTGTAACGCGCCACGTGGTAGCTTGGATCGAAGCCGTAGAAGTTGAGCCGCATGCGGCGCAGCTCCTCGTTGCGGTACGCGTCGAGCGGCTTCTCGGCTTCGTCGGTGGCGCGGCGCCTTTGCTTGTCGACAAGGCGCGCGGCATAGTCGGGATCCGATGCAAGCGCGGCGGCGAGCTTCACGAGATCGTCCGTTGCCGCGCCCCTGGCCGTCAGCACGCGATCGACGATGCCGAGGCGTCCGGCCTCAGCCACGCCCATCGGCAGCCGGCATTGAGTGATCATGGCCGCATTCGCGGCACCCGCGCGCCGCGGCAGAAGATAGGTCCAGTATTCCGAACCGTAGAGATTGCCCATGTCCTTGTAATGCGGATTGAGCACGATCCGATCGCTGGCCCAGACCTCGTCGGCGGCGAGGCTGAGGAACACGCCGCCTGCGCCGGCATTGCCGCGAACGACGGAAACCACCAGCCGATCGGTGGTCTCGATGATGGCCCGCGCGAGGTCGTCGATCGCGTTGATGTTGCGCCAGGACTCATCCGCCGCGCTGTCGGCGGCCTCGATCTCGGCAAGATGAATGCCGTTCGACCAATAATCACGGCCGCCGGTCAGCAGCAGAACCTTGGTTGCGCGCGCAAGCGCGGTTCGATAGGCGCTGAGCAATGCCTTGCAGTCGTCGGAGCTCATGGCGCCGTTGTAGAAGTTGAATTGCAGCTCGCCAACCTCGCAATGCTCGCGATATCCGATCGGACCGTAGCCGCATCCTGGCCTGTGCGGCAGATGCGCGGCTTCCGACGCGAAGATCTTCGTCGCCGGAAGCTTCAAGCTCTTCGGCGCGACACTCCGGACGTGGCCGATCCAGACCGCGCCGTCGACGGTCGCCCGGGCCAGCGCACCGTCGCACTGCGCCACCACGGTGCCGGGTACGCCGGAGATGCCATGGGCCTCATGCGCATCGAACAGCTGGACGTCCTGCCAGAACAGACTGTCGGTCAGGCCGGGCATGCCGTCGGCGCTGTCGATCTTGCGAAGCACCTCGACGGTTGTGTCGTGCTGCCAGTCGATCGCCCGATCCGCTTGCCGGCAGGGCCCCCGCACGCGAATGCGCGGATCGTCGCTCACCATTGGCGCGGGCGCCTCGTGCCCGGCCTCGATCGCGGCAATGGCCTCGAGCACCGCCTCCACCGCGCAGGAGGTGACCTCGTTGCGGTAGATGCTGGACTTCGCGGCACGCCGCATCGGGAACGTGCGATGGACCCAGATCGGACCGGCGTCGAACTCGCCATCCGCCTGCAGCACCGTGATACCCCACTCCGCGACGCCCTCGAGAATGGCCCAGTCGAGAGCCGCAGGACCGCGGTCACCGGGCGGGCCGGGGTGCACGACGAGGCAACGCACGCCACGCCAGACATCGTCGGGGATCGCCCGTTTCAAGAACGGCGCGATAACGAGGTCGGGCCGATACAGCGCAACACTTTCGCGGGTCACGTCGGGATGGATATCGAGCTCGACCGAGACCTCATGGCTACGCTCGCAGAGTTCGACATGCAGCCGCTGCGTCAGGTTGTTGAAGGAATGCGACAAAAGCAGAATGCGCATCCTGAGCCTCAACAGATCCGGGGTAATTGTTCGCCCGACAGCCAGTCGACGATCCTTCCGCCGCCAAAGCTCGTCGCCATCTGCACGAAATGGTGGTCGTCCGCCACGGCCTCGCCGATCTCGGCGGCATCACGGCCGAGCGGATGCACCCGCATCGCCGCAAGCACGGCTGCTGCAACCTCGGGCGCCACGATCGCTGCCAGCTTGCCTTCGTTGGCGACGTAGAGCGGATCGAGCCCGAGCAGTTCGCAGGCCGCAGCAACACCGGGCTTCACCGGGATCGCCGCCTCCTGAAGTCGGAAGCCAAGGCCGGACTGCTGGGCGATCTCGTTCAGCGTTGCGGCGAGCCCACCGCGGGTGGGATCGCGCATCAAACGGATGCCCTTGCCGCCAGCCGCCAGCATGCTCGCAACGAAATCATGCAACGACGCGGAATCCGAGACGATCTCGGTCTCAAAAGCGAGGTTCTGCCGTTTGGACATGATGGCGACGCCATGATCCCCCAGGGTTCCAGAGATCAGGACACGATCGCCGACGCGGGCATTCCCGGCAGAGAGGTCGAGCCCGGCAGGCACGACACCGACCCCGGCTGTCGAGATGAACAGGCCGTCGGCCTTGCCACGCTCGACGACCTTCGTGTCACCGGTGATGATGTAGACGCCCGCGGCTCGCGCGGCCTCGCCCATGGAATCCGCAATCATCTTCAGGTCGGAGAAACGAAAACCTTCCTCGATGATGAAGCTCGCCGAGAGATAGAGCGGCCGCGCGCCGGCCATGGCGATGTCGTTGACCGTGCCATGCACGGCGAGCGAGCCGATATTGCCGCCCGGAAAGAACAGCGGCGAGACCACATAGCCGTCGGTCGTCATCACCATGCGCCCAGCGCCGACATCGAACGCAGACTGGTCGTTGCCGCACGCCAGCCATTCATTGCCGAAGGCCTCGTGGAACAGGCCCGAGATCAGTTGCGACATCGCGCGGCCACCGGATCCGTGGGACAGGTCGACGCAGCCGTTCCTTATGTCGAGCTTGCGCTGATGGGCTTTCATGACGCCCGCCGTTGCTGATGATCGCGGAAGCGGCCGTAAGTCCAGTGTGCCGCACATGCACCCTCGGACGAGACCATGCAGGACCCCATCGGCGTCTCCGGCGTGCACACCGTGCCGAACAGCTTGCAGTCAACCGGCTTCTTCACGCCGCGCAGGATGGCGCCGCATTCACAGGCCGGATTGTCGGCAACGCGAAGCTCGTTCATGTCGAAGCGGACCTCGGCATCGTATTTGGCGTAGGCCCGCTTCAGCTTGAGCCCGCTATAAGGCACTAGGCCGAGACCGCGCCACTCGAACTGGTCGCGCAGCTCGAAGATGTCGGAGACCTCCTCCTTGGCGAGCAGATTGCCGTCACGGGTCACTGCGCGGCTATACTGGTTCTCCACCTCATGTCGGTGCTCGTTGACCTGCCGCACCAGCATCAGGATCGCCTGCATCATGTCGAGCGGCTCGAAGCCCGCGATCACCACCGGCTTGCCGAATTCTTCGGCAAAGAACTCGTAAGGCTCGGTGCCGATGATGGTCGAGACATGGGCCGGCCCGACGAAGCCGTCGATCTCGACGCGGCCGATATTGCGGATATCGGGGCTTTCCAGGATGTTCTGCATCGCCGGCGGCGTCAGCACATGATTGCAGAACACGCTGAAGTTCTTGAGCTGCTTCTTCTCGGCGAGCCGGATCATCACGGCGGTCGGCGGCGTCGTGGTCTCGAAGCCGATGGCGAAGAACACGACCGCGCG encodes:
- a CDS encoding nitrogen fixation protein NifQ, whose product is MSSPVSAAHIAEQRDASELYGLLTGRHPTEVDISDDGNFDRHVLACVLAASAMDGGQLPERAGLTNQELDALLVQYFPSTPVRSCTWREQSALLAPDETIMVRDLLLAQRSTHGEVGGWLATMIARRAMEPNHLWEDLGLRERDELSRLLMRHFGPLAARNTENMRWKRFFYRTLCEDDGLVMCTAPVCTECNDFDLCFGEESGESRMAGRRRGSSASSR
- the nifH gene encoding nitrogenase iron protein, which encodes MSSLRQIAFYGKGGIGKSTTSQNTLAALAELGQRILIVGCDPKADSTRLILHAKAQDTILSLAANAGSVEDLEIEDVIKLGYKDIRCVESGGPEPGVGCAGRGVITSINFLEENGAYEDIDYVSYDVLGDVVCGGFAMPIRENKAQEIYIVMSGEMMAMYAANNISKGILKYANSGGVRLGGLICNERQTDKELELADALAKKLGSRLIYFVPRDNVVQHAELRRMTVLEYAPESKQADHYRNLATKIHNNAGQGAIPTPISMDELEDMLMEHGIIKPVDENLVGKTAAELAAVSA
- a CDS encoding recombinase zinc beta ribbon domain-containing protein, giving the protein MIKDHHEGYITWAEFERNQRLITDNANGKSFMSRGSVRRGEGLLAGLLRCGHCGRKLHVAYNGTHSTVGRYHCRGSQINHGGDPCISFGRLRADRAISAEVIARLQPLGVQAAVAVMEARGREHADKLRQLELTLEQARYEATRARRRYEAVDPDNRLVAGELERRWNERLVAVRELEGERETLLATPEMTLSDIDRDRLLALGADLERAWESPGATAATRKRIIRSLIHEIVVCIRDEVLDLIVHWHGGDHTALQVRKNRTGEHRWSTAADVVDLVRVLARQMPDSTIAAVLNRASKSTGRGNCVQITNDPQRATGIVLAMRSGKS
- a CDS encoding recombinase family protein — protein: MSKITPEHLARQAVVYIRQSTADQVINNRESQRRQYGLADRARQLGWSEVVVIDEDLGRSGGGIARPGFEKLLATICEGRVGAVVSIEASRLARNGRDWHTLLEFCGLVGTLIVDEDGVYDPRHPNDRLLLGMKGTMSEMELSIFRQRSLEPLKQKARRGELFLNVATGYLKVSHDRIEKDPDRRIQEALALVFTKFAEMQTLRQVHLWLRQERITLPAVGHGPEGRHVEWKLPVYNTIYHILTNPVYAGAYVFGRSGSRVTIEAGPQEDRAGLPARAKRLAGFDQGPP
- a CDS encoding hydrogenase maturation protein — its product is MRILLLSHSFNNLTQRLHVELCERSHEVSVELDIHPDVTRESVALYRPDLVIAPFLKRAIPDDVWRGVRCLVVHPGPPGDRGPAALDWAILEGVAEWGITVLQADGEFDAGPIWVHRTFPMRRAAKSSIYRNEVTSCAVEAVLEAIAAIEAGHEAPAPMVSDDPRIRVRGPCRQADRAIDWQHDTTVEVLRKIDSADGMPGLTDSLFWQDVQLFDAHEAHGISGVPGTVVAQCDGALARATVDGAVWIGHVRSVAPKSLKLPATKIFASEAAHLPHRPGCGYGPIGYREHCEVGELQFNFYNGAMSSDDCKALLSAYRTALARATKVLLLTGGRDYWSNGIHLAEIEAADSAADESWRNINAIDDLARAIIETTDRLVVSVVRGNAGAGGVFLSLAADEVWASDRIVLNPHYKDMGNLYGSEYWTYLLPRRAGAANAAMITQCRLPMGVAEAGRLGIVDRVLTARGAATDDLVKLAAALASDPDYAARLVDKQRRRATDEAEKPLDAYRNEELRRMRLNFYGFDPSYHVARYNFIHKVPKSRTPLTIANHRSRRERARPTCMAVRS
- the hypE gene encoding hydrogenase expression/formation protein HypE translates to MKAHQRKLDIRNGCVDLSHGSGGRAMSQLISGLFHEAFGNEWLACGNDQSAFDVGAGRMVMTTDGYVVSPLFFPGGNIGSLAVHGTVNDIAMAGARPLYLSASFIIEEGFRFSDLKMIADSMGEAARAAGVYIITGDTKVVERGKADGLFISTAGVGVVPAGLDLSAGNARVGDRVLISGTLGDHGVAIMSKRQNLAFETEIVSDSASLHDFVASMLAAGGKGIRLMRDPTRGGLAATLNEIAQQSGLGFRLQEAAIPVKPGVAAACELLGLDPLYVANEGKLAAIVAPEVAAAVLAAMRVHPLGRDAAEIGEAVADDHHFVQMATSFGGGRIVDWLSGEQLPRIC
- the hypD gene encoding hydrogenase formation protein HypD, which translates into the protein MKYADEFRDKEIALGLAKAIRSEADPEKSYRFMEFCGGHTHAISRYGLEDMLPKNVRMIHGPGCPVCVLPAGRIDMAIRLAERPDVILCVYGDLMRVPGSQGASLLKAKARGADVRMVYSTIDAIRVAEENPGRAVVFFAIGFETTTPPTAVMIRLAEKKQLKNFSVFCNHVLTPPAMQNILESPDIRNIGRVEIDGFVGPAHVSTIIGTEPYEFFAEEFGKPVVIAGFEPLDMMQAILMLVRQVNEHRHEVENQYSRAVTRDGNLLAKEEVSDIFELRDQFEWRGLGLVPYSGLKLKRAYAKYDAEVRFDMNELRVADNPACECGAILRGVKKPVDCKLFGTVCTPETPMGSCMVSSEGACAAHWTYGRFRDHQQRRAS